Proteins encoded by one window of Ignavibacteriota bacterium:
- the rplW gene encoding 50S ribosomal protein L23, with amino-acid sequence MIQLIKKPIITEKAMNLASQRQYVFEVHPDANKIQIKQAIQDMFDVDITSVRTVNVKGKNKIRMTRRGLMRGKTASKKKAYVTLKEGQQIEIVSGVGGDNE; translated from the coding sequence ATGATTCAATTGATTAAAAAGCCTATAATTACAGAAAAAGCAATGAACCTTGCTTCTCAAAGACAGTACGTCTTTGAGGTGCATCCTGATGCTAACAAAATTCAGATAAAACAAGCTATTCAGGATATGTTCGATGTAGATATTACAAGTGTTCGCACTGTAAATGTAAAAGGTAAAAACAAAATTAGAATGACTCGCCGCGGTTTAATGCGTGGTAAGACAGCTTCAAAGAAAAAAGCATACGTGACTCTGAAAGAAGGACAACAGATTGAAATCGTGTCCGGAGTAGGCGGAGACAACGAATAA
- the rplD gene encoding 50S ribosomal protein L4, which yields MQVDLYSKEGGVIGQVELPDSIFAVEPNEHAMHQAVVAYLAHRRQGTAKTKIRSEVSGGGKKPWKQKGRGTARSGSSRSPVWVGGGTVHGPKPHEYVYKLPKKVSRLARKSAYSLRVTENNLMIVDDFTFDAIKTKQMAGVLDKLSLSSLKTLVLLPDVDYNVYMSGRNIPNLSIQPADKISTYDILNHRKIIILKCAINKIEKTFGN from the coding sequence ATGCAAGTAGATTTATATTCTAAGGAAGGCGGAGTTATAGGGCAAGTAGAACTGCCGGATTCCATTTTTGCAGTGGAACCCAATGAGCATGCAATGCATCAGGCAGTTGTTGCTTATCTGGCTCATCGCCGTCAGGGTACAGCAAAAACTAAAATTCGTTCCGAAGTTTCAGGTGGCGGCAAAAAACCATGGAAACAAAAGGGAAGAGGAACTGCCCGTTCAGGTTCATCAAGGTCTCCAGTATGGGTCGGCGGTGGTACTGTTCACGGTCCGAAACCTCATGAGTACGTTTATAAATTGCCCAAAAAGGTGAGTCGTCTTGCCAGAAAATCAGCTTACTCATTAAGAGTAACTGAAAACAATCTCATGATTGTTGATGACTTTACTTTTGATGCAATCAAAACTAAACAAATGGCAGGCGTTTTAGATAAATTGTCACTGAGTAGTCTTAAAACTTTGGTATTATTGCCTGATGTGGATTATAATGTCTATATGTCAGGAAGAAATATTCCAAATTTAAGCATCCAGCCGGCTGATAAAATTTCTACTTATGATATTTTAAATCATAGAAAAATTATTATCTTAAAATGCGCTATTAACAAGATTGAAAAAACTTTTGGCAATTAA
- the tuf gene encoding elongation factor Tu produces the protein MAKEKFDRSKPHVNVGTIGHVDHGKTTLTAAITMALSKKSGGEKRTFDSIDNAPEEKARGITIATAHVEYQTEARHYAHVDCPGHADYIKNMITGAAQMDGAILVCAATDGPMPQTREHILLARQVGVPRIVVFMNKVDIADPELLELVEMELRDLLSSYNFPGDEIPIIPGSALHALDAGAADAPLDDERYQCIWNLMDAVDSYIPTPIRDVDKPFLMPVEDVFSITGRGTVGTGRIERGIVKVNEEVEIVGFGLQKKTTCTGVEMFRKLLDEGRAGDNVGLLLRGVDKNELERGMVIIKPGSIKPHYKFSAQVYVLKKEEGGRHTPFFNGYRPQFYFRTTDVTGSMELPAGVEMVMPGDNLDAIDIELITPVGMEDGLRFAIREGGRTVGAGVVTKINE, from the coding sequence ATGGCTAAAGAAAAATTTGATCGCAGTAAGCCGCACGTGAACGTTGGTACAATTGGTCACGTGGATCATGGTAAAACTACTTTAACCGCTGCCATAACAATGGCATTGTCAAAAAAATCAGGCGGTGAAAAAAGAACATTTGACTCAATTGACAACGCGCCAGAAGAAAAAGCACGTGGAATAACGATTGCTACCGCTCACGTTGAGTATCAGACTGAAGCACGTCACTATGCTCACGTTGACTGTCCCGGTCACGCCGACTATATCAAAAATATGATTACCGGTGCTGCTCAGATGGATGGTGCGATTCTCGTATGTGCTGCAACTGATGGTCCGATGCCACAAACTCGTGAACATATTCTTCTTGCTCGTCAGGTAGGTGTGCCACGTATAGTTGTATTTATGAATAAAGTTGATATCGCTGACCCAGAGCTTCTTGAGCTCGTAGAAATGGAACTTCGTGATCTTCTTTCTTCATATAATTTCCCCGGCGATGAAATTCCGATTATCCCTGGTTCAGCTCTTCATGCTCTTGATGCCGGTGCAGCAGATGCTCCTCTTGATGATGAAAGATACCAGTGTATCTGGAATTTAATGGATGCAGTTGACTCATATATTCCAACACCTATTCGTGATGTTGATAAACCATTCCTTATGCCTGTTGAAGACGTATTCTCAATTACAGGTCGTGGTACTGTAGGAACTGGTAGAATTGAACGCGGTATTGTAAAAGTTAACGAAGAAGTTGAAATCGTTGGTTTCGGTCTTCAAAAGAAAACAACTTGTACTGGTGTTGAAATGTTTCGTAAATTACTCGATGAAGGACGTGCCGGCGATAATGTTGGTCTTCTTCTTCGCGGTGTTGACAAAAATGAATTGGAACGTGGTATGGTTATTATCAAACCGGGTTCAATCAAACCTCACTACAAATTTTCAGCTCAGGTTTACGTATTGAAAAAAGAAGAAGGCGGACGTCACACTCCATTCTTTAATGGTTACCGTCCACAGTTCTATTTCAGAACTACTGACGTAACCGGCTCTATGGAACTTCCGGCTGGCGTAGAAATGGTTATGCCCGGCGACAACCTTGATGCGATTGATATCGAACTTATCACACCTGTTGGTATGGAAGACGGTTTGCGATTTGCTATTCGTGAAGGCGGCAGAACAGTTGGTGCAGGCGTTGTAACTAAAATTAATGAATAA
- the rpsJ gene encoding 30S ribosomal protein S10: MATQRIRIKLKSYDHNLIDKSSERIVRTVKQTGAVVSGPIPLPTKRSVYTVNRSPHVDKKSREQFETRIHKRLIDIFSSTQKTIDALMRLELPAGVDVEVKV, encoded by the coding sequence GTGGCAACACAAAGAATAAGAATAAAACTTAAATCATACGATCATAACCTGATTGACAAATCTTCAGAAAGAATTGTTCGGACAGTTAAGCAGACGGGAGCGGTCGTTTCAGGACCGATCCCCCTGCCTACAAAACGCTCGGTTTATACTGTAAATCGTTCGCCACACGTAGATAAAAAATCTAGAGAACAATTTGAGACTAGAATTCATAAAAGATTAATTGACATTTTCAGCTCGACCCAAAAGACAATTGATGCTCTGATGAGACTTGAATTGCCTGCCGGTGTAGATGTTGAAGTGAAAGTGTGA
- the rplC gene encoding 50S ribosomal protein L3, which yields MKSAILGKKVGMTSIYNQDGVAVPVTVIEAGPCPVVNIRTPERDGYSAIQLGYGNIREDKVNKPEAGHFKKAGVTPVRHLKEFRNLEKEYEIGAQVTVEEFKVGDKVKVSGTSKGRGFQGVVKRHHFGGVGMQTHGQSDRQRHPGSIGSSSYPSRVFKGLRMAGRMGGKTISIRNIQIFDILPERNIILLKGSVPGPKNTLLEIVKV from the coding sequence ATGAAAAGTGCTATTTTAGGTAAAAAAGTCGGTATGACAAGTATTTACAATCAGGATGGTGTAGCTGTACCGGTTACTGTTATCGAAGCAGGACCTTGTCCGGTTGTAAATATCAGAACTCCCGAAAGAGACGGCTATAGTGCAATACAGCTTGGCTACGGCAATATCCGTGAAGACAAGGTAAACAAACCTGAAGCAGGTCATTTCAAAAAAGCAGGTGTTACACCTGTCAGACATTTGAAAGAATTTCGTAATCTTGAAAAAGAATATGAAATTGGCGCACAGGTTACTGTAGAAGAATTTAAAGTCGGAGATAAAGTTAAAGTCAGTGGTACAAGCAAAGGACGCGGTTTCCAGGGCGTTGTAAAACGTCACCACTTTGGCGGAGTCGGTATGCAGACACATGGTCAGTCAGATCGCCAACGTCACCCTGGTTCAATCGGTTCATCTTCTTACCCTTCAAGAGTATTCAAGGGTTTAAGAATGGCAGGTCGTATGGGCGGAAAAACAATTTCCATAAGAAATATACAAATATTTGATATTCTACCGGAAAGAAATATTATATTGCTCAAGGGTAGTGTACCCGGACCAAAGAATACTTTGTTAGAAATAGTAAAGGTTTAG